A window of the Acidobacteriota bacterium genome harbors these coding sequences:
- a CDS encoding SDR family NAD(P)-dependent oxidoreductase, with protein MKLKDSIVVMTGASSGIGAAAARELARQGAVVVLAARRVDDLTRLADEIVREGGRALAIPTDISRYADIQTLFEKTLAAYGRVDILINNAGIGGGKPLADMSDVALENTVAVNLLGPARCARAAIPQMRRQGTGLIINVGSVAGEVATLGIYSATKFGLRGFNDALRRELWQDNIDVVLIAPGFIQTPMTSGLKIPMPGPEAVVNAILSAIRRPRRKIVVPWVYRLLMYFGKLAPWLVDRIIGSDQGRQAYTERS; from the coding sequence ATGAAACTGAAAGATAGTATTGTGGTCATGACCGGGGCTTCGAGTGGGATTGGGGCGGCGGCGGCTCGTGAACTGGCTCGACAGGGTGCCGTGGTGGTCCTGGCTGCTCGGCGGGTGGATGATCTGACCCGGCTGGCTGATGAGATTGTACGCGAAGGCGGGCGGGCGCTGGCAATTCCGACTGACATCAGCCGCTATGCTGATATTCAGACGCTCTTTGAAAAAACCCTGGCGGCCTATGGCCGGGTTGATATTTTGATCAATAACGCTGGAATCGGTGGTGGAAAACCTCTGGCGGATATGTCGGATGTCGCGCTCGAAAATACCGTCGCCGTCAACCTGCTGGGCCCCGCACGCTGCGCCCGGGCGGCAATTCCTCAAATGCGACGCCAGGGAACCGGCCTGATCATCAATGTTGGCTCTGTGGCTGGGGAAGTCGCCACGCTGGGAATCTATTCGGCCACCAAGTTTGGATTGCGCGGGTTTAACGATGCCCTCCGGCGCGAACTCTGGCAGGACAACATTGATGTGGTGCTCATTGCTCCCGGTTTTATCCAAACCCCGATGACCAGCGGATTAAAAATCCCCATGCCAGGGCCTGAAGCCGTTGTGAATGCCATTCTCAGTGCCATTCGTCGGCCACGACGAAAAATTGTAGTGCCGTGGGTCTATCGCCTGTTGATGTATTTTGGAAAACTAGCTCCCTGGCTGGTGGACCGAATCATTGGCAGCGACCAGGGCCGCCAAGCCTATACGGAACGTTCTTAG